A section of the Verrucomicrobium sp. GAS474 genome encodes:
- the flgA gene encoding flagellar basal body P-ring formation chaperone FlgA — translation MKTFRLSASALVLASLAGSLGHLGAQQLASFQASGQVFSAAQAPATAADAAPAPAPAQGVTISAPSDRVILQFRQETDIVGGTVVLGDLVASDKPLPADLAAIPIAVAPAFNTSRIVSRNAVEGVLLGHPEFRSYSLIGVDSCMVKRPGRTVSAAELPAVLLPEIQRATQGAGDVKIEEVARIQGGMIPAGRIGAQVQLGDGALNHTWGTATVRYYSGTGELVGTSTVSFRWSWQRTAWIALRPISPGEEYNPIDFRETAVDGIKLGTNFVDKLPDPGELVAARLIPVGTVLVPNALAPKKIVQKGKNVTVTYNQNHVKISMRGLCLQDGARGEVIPVRNMNSQKTIYAKVVGEQELEIVQ, via the coding sequence ATGAAAACCTTCCGCCTCTCCGCTTCCGCGCTGGTGCTGGCTTCCCTCGCCGGAAGCCTCGGCCACCTCGGCGCGCAGCAGCTCGCCTCCTTCCAGGCGTCGGGCCAGGTTTTCTCCGCCGCCCAGGCTCCGGCCACCGCCGCCGACGCGGCTCCCGCTCCCGCGCCGGCCCAGGGCGTGACGATCAGCGCGCCTTCCGACCGGGTGATCCTCCAGTTCCGGCAGGAGACCGACATCGTCGGCGGCACGGTGGTGCTGGGCGATCTCGTCGCCTCGGACAAGCCGCTGCCCGCCGACCTGGCCGCGATCCCGATCGCCGTCGCCCCCGCCTTCAACACGAGCCGGATCGTCTCCCGCAACGCCGTCGAGGGGGTCCTCCTCGGCCATCCCGAATTCCGCTCCTACAGCCTTATCGGCGTCGACAGCTGCATGGTGAAGCGCCCCGGACGCACCGTCTCCGCCGCCGAGCTCCCCGCCGTCCTCCTCCCCGAGATCCAGCGGGCCACGCAGGGCGCGGGCGACGTGAAGATCGAGGAAGTCGCCCGCATCCAGGGCGGCATGATCCCCGCCGGGCGGATCGGCGCGCAGGTCCAGCTGGGCGACGGCGCGCTGAACCACACCTGGGGCACCGCGACGGTCCGCTACTACTCCGGCACGGGGGAACTCGTCGGAACCTCGACGGTCAGCTTCCGCTGGAGCTGGCAGCGGACGGCGTGGATCGCCCTCCGCCCCATCTCCCCCGGCGAGGAATACAACCCGATCGATTTCCGCGAGACCGCCGTCGACGGCATCAAGCTCGGCACGAACTTCGTCGACAAGCTCCCCGACCCGGGCGAGCTGGTCGCCGCCCGGCTGATCCCCGTCGGGACCGTCCTGGTGCCGAACGCCCTCGCGCCGAAGAAGATCGTGCAGAAGGGGAAGAACGTCACGGTGACCTACAACCAGAATCACGTGAAGATCAGCATGAGGGGCCTTTGCCTTCAGGACGGGGCCCGGGGCGAGGTGATCCCGGTGAGGAACATGAACTCCCAGAAGACGATCTACGCCAAGGTCGTCGGGGAACAGGAATTGGAGATCGTTCAATGA
- the flgG gene encoding flagellar basal-body rod protein FlgG produces MIRSLYSAASGMLAQQTNIDVIANNLANVNTPGFKGSTPQFEDLLYDTQKQPGTELGTGDKTPGSLAVGYGTKVTATARDFTQGEFVAGDPQYSVAISGRGFFKVLMTDGSGTNGYTRAGNFALNANGEIVTPDGAKLVGAPTIPTGTKSVSIGPDGTVTLTDSTGQTASAGQITLSDFINPNGLKAEGNNLFTETPASGTATEGKPGSTGLGSLQQGYVENSNVSVVNEMVKMIQAQRAYEVNSKAIQAADNMMEQADNLRR; encoded by the coding sequence ATGATCCGTTCCCTCTACTCCGCCGCCAGCGGGATGCTCGCCCAGCAGACGAACATCGACGTCATCGCGAACAACCTGGCCAACGTCAACACGCCCGGCTTCAAGGGCTCGACGCCCCAGTTCGAGGATCTCCTCTACGATACGCAGAAGCAGCCCGGCACCGAGCTCGGCACCGGCGACAAGACCCCGGGCAGCCTCGCGGTCGGCTACGGCACGAAGGTCACCGCCACGGCCCGCGACTTCACCCAGGGCGAATTCGTCGCCGGGGATCCCCAGTATAGCGTCGCGATCAGCGGCCGCGGCTTCTTCAAGGTTCTCATGACCGACGGCTCCGGGACCAACGGCTACACCCGCGCGGGCAACTTCGCCCTGAACGCGAACGGCGAAATCGTGACCCCCGACGGCGCGAAGCTCGTCGGCGCCCCGACGATCCCGACGGGGACGAAGTCGGTCTCCATCGGGCCGGACGGCACCGTGACGCTGACCGACTCGACCGGCCAGACGGCCAGCGCCGGTCAGATCACCCTCTCCGACTTCATCAATCCGAACGGCCTCAAGGCCGAGGGCAACAACCTCTTCACCGAGACCCCCGCCTCCGGCACCGCGACCGAAGGCAAGCCCGGCTCGACCGGCCTCGGCTCCCTCCAGCAGGGCTACGTGGAAAACTCGAACGTCTCCGTCGTCAACGAGATGGTGAAGATGATCCAGGCCCAGCGCGCCTACGAGGTCAACTCCAAGGCGATTCAGGCCGCCGACAACATGATGGAGCAGGCCGACAACCTCCGCCGCTAA